Proteins found in one Ptychodera flava strain L36383 chromosome 3, AS_Pfla_20210202, whole genome shotgun sequence genomic segment:
- the LOC139129097 gene encoding uncharacterized protein: MTLAKVKKAQEKVQELSEEADRKISEATDVKAKLPKQCGFVVVCGIDQALQSFGVGRHSYHGQAFIGNHVNKCCKEENVQTLCKSIIRTTARICPQLNEQAAHICGLYKPIFSKFAACHNL; this comes from the exons ATGACCTTGGCCAAAGTTAAAAAAGCCCAGGAGAAAGTGCAGGAACTCAGTGAAGAAGCTGACAGGAAG atATCTGAAGCTACAGACGTAAAAGCGAAACTGCCAAAACAATGTGGTTTTGTTGTAGTCTGCGGTATTGACCAAGCTCTGCAGTCATTTGGTGTTGGACGTCATTCTTACCACGGGCAGGCATTCATCGGAAATCATGTGAACaagtgctgtaaa gAAGAAAACGTTCAAACGTTGTGCAAGAGCATCATCAGGACCACAGCAAGAATATGCCCACAGCTTAATGAACAGGCTGCACACATTTGTGGTCTGTATaagccaatattttcaaaatttgcagcctGCCATAATCTTTAG
- the LOC139129819 gene encoding uncharacterized protein: protein MKEFPAHSSCRAIISPQPAVSYVAFLSKIIGISHSKMCSRVPVDLQFDEDLGQLMSDRHRDFLDDIESEHQQRQLSSDESSNGSDSENSESDSDDECQTSSQDLVANFTASTESRRETDGNNHASEVTAEFQVGCGCSNRCYSQLNADRVFQYRLNLAEFTKTEKDILLLAKMEQMEKKGDTRRGKIRECQRFRYEFDGYEICEKAWRFIHDISVWSYKSLKAHYKVNGIAPREHGLKGKKAHNAFSFEIIQHVVQFIMEYSNEFGLPMPAVPRGREGTPPVYLPSSITKERVYSAYVESCEQTQPPLTHVGLTTFKNVWKDCVPHIQTISPKTDVCVKCEEFRNKIMFASSEDDKLLFTSQYNEHVMKAQKGENFIRIVFRSHLKSMNHYHNKIRFLVFTVLVHKICFLFIIVLIMHNIFHFPISQDKLVLCTSLAQ, encoded by the exons atgaaagagTTTCCCGCCCATAGCTCTTGTCGAGCCATCATCAGTCCGCAACCTGCTGTGTCGTACGTTGCTTTCCTCTCTAAAATCATCGGCATTTCTCACAGTAAAATGTGTTCAAGAGTTCCCGTCGACCTTCAATTCGACGAAGATCTAGGGCAATTAATGTCCGATAGACATCGGGATTTCCTTGATGACATCGAAAGTGAACACCAACAACGCCAACTTTCAAGCGACGAAAGCAGCAACGGTAGCGACTCGGAGAACTCTGAATCCGATTCAGATGATGAGTGCCAAACATCGTCGCAGGATTTGGTTGCAAATTTTACTGCTTCTACCGAATCCAGACGTGAGACTGATGGAAATAATCATGCGTCTGAAGTTACTGCAGAATTTCAAGTTGGTTGCGGCTGTTCCAATCGATGTTACAGTCAACTCAACGCAGATCGGGTCTTTCAGTATCGTCTTAATTTAGCCGAATTCACAAAGACGGAAAAAGACATACTCCTGCTTGCGAAGATGGAACAGATGGAAAAGAAAGGTGACACAAGGAGAGGAAAGATACGAGAATGTCAGAGATTCAGATACGAATTTGACGGATACGAAATTTGTGAGAAGGCATGGCGATTCATTCATGACATCA GTGTTTGGAGTTACAAATCTCTGAAAGCCCATTACAAGGTCAATGGCATAGCACCTAGAGAACATGGTTTGAAAGGAAAGAAGGCTCATAATGCTTTTTCATTTGAG ATCATCCAGCATGTTGTGCAGTTCATAATGGAGTACTCAAATGAGTTTGGTTTGCCTATGCCAGCTGTACCACGTGGAAGAGAAGGCACTCCACCAGTCTACTTACCATCCAGTATCACCAAGGAGAGAGTCTACTCAGCTTATGTAGAGTCATGTGAGCAGACACAGCCACCTCTGACACATGTTGGACTCACTACTTTTAAGAACGTATGGAAAGACTGTGTTCCTCACATTCAAACCATTTCTCCCAAAACTGATGTTTGTGTGAAATGTGAAGAGTTTCGAAACAAAATTATGTTTGCCTCCTCAGAAGATGataaattattgtttacatcacAATATAATGAGCATGTCATGAAAGCACAGAAAGGAGAGAATTTTATAAGAATTGTGTTCAGAAGTCATTTGAAGAGTATGAATCATTACCACAACAAAATAAGATTCTTGGTATTCACAGTCCTTGTTCacaagatttgttttctgttcatTATAGTTTTGATTATGCACAACATTTTtcacttccccatcagtcaAGACAAGTTGGTCCTTTGTACTTCCTTAGCCCAATGA